The following proteins are encoded in a genomic region of Arachis stenosperma cultivar V10309 chromosome 4, arast.V10309.gnm1.PFL2, whole genome shotgun sequence:
- the LOC130974780 gene encoding pentatricopeptide repeat-containing protein At2g41080-like, translated as METFQMPKNNLQPCDPTGGEAFHSFVSYIWSEPCLFSYLIQACIFTKSVSLGKQLHSLIITSGCSSDKFVSNHLLNLYSKFGELRAAVLLFDRMPSRNIISCNIMIKAHFKMDSFESAKKLFDEMPEKNVAAWNAMITGLAKFKMNEEYLFLFLRMNELGFMPDEYSLGSVLRGCAHLTALFPGQ; from the coding sequence ATGGAAACTTTTCAGATGCCAAAGAACAATTTGCAACCTTGTGATCCAACGGGCGGAGAAGCATTTCACAGCTTTGTTTCTTATATATGGTCTGAACCCTGTTTGTTCTCATATCTCATACAAGCATGCATTTTCACAAAGTCTGTTTCTTTGGGGAAGCAGCTTCATTCTTTGATTATTACTTCTGGTTGTTCTTCCGACAAGTTCGTTTCCAACCATCTCCTCAACCTGTATTCGAAATTTGGGGAGCTCCGAGCTGCAGTCTTACTGTTTGATAGAATGCCTAGTAGAAACATCATATCGTGTAACATCATGATCAAAGCCCATTTTAAAATGGATAGTTTTGAGAGTGCCAAGAAACTGTTTGACGAAATGCCCGAGAAGAATGTTGCTGCTTGGAATGCAATGATCACGGGGTTGGCCAAGTTTAAAATGAATGAGGAGtatttgttcttgtttttacgGATGAATGAGTTGGGTTTCATGCCGGATGAGTACTCGTTGGGTAGTGTGCTTAGGGGATGTGCACACCTCACAGCTTTGTTTCCAGGCCAATAG